The following proteins are co-located in the Actinomycetota bacterium genome:
- the ispG gene encoding flavodoxin-dependent (E)-4-hydroxy-3-methylbut-2-enyl-diphosphate synthase, whose amino-acid sequence MNRELPLVPAQPARSGDGPARRASRRINVGSVPVGGGAPVSVQSMTTAPTHAIDATLQQIAALQNAGCDIVRVACPRQDDADALEAIAAKSRIPVIADIHFQWKYAVRAIEAGCAGVRINPGTIHKHDKVALIGRLAADAGIPIRVGANGGSLEDWLLDKHGGPTAEALVEAAVGEARLLEDVDFFDIKVSVKHSDPWVMIQAYRLLAEHCDYPLHLGVTEAGTPKVGNIKSSVGIGALLAEGIGDTIRVSLSADPVEEVKTGIAILESLHLRPAQGLQLIACPSCGRAEVDVYTLAESVEAELQTLDVPLRVAVMGCVVNGPGEAREADIGVAAGRGKGQIIRQGEVIATVREEDIVEALVHFAHELADEVRAERGSGATRVVS is encoded by the coding sequence GTGAACCGCGAACTCCCCCTCGTCCCCGCACAGCCTGCGCGCTCCGGCGACGGGCCGGCCCGGCGCGCCAGCCGACGCATCAACGTCGGTTCCGTCCCGGTCGGCGGGGGTGCCCCGGTGTCGGTGCAGTCGATGACCACGGCCCCCACCCACGCCATCGACGCAACGCTGCAGCAGATCGCGGCGTTGCAGAACGCCGGGTGCGACATCGTCCGGGTGGCCTGCCCCCGTCAGGACGACGCCGACGCCCTGGAAGCGATCGCCGCCAAGAGCCGCATCCCGGTGATCGCCGACATCCACTTCCAGTGGAAGTACGCCGTCCGCGCGATCGAGGCCGGGTGCGCGGGGGTGCGGATCAACCCCGGCACGATCCACAAGCACGACAAGGTCGCGCTGATCGGCCGCCTGGCGGCTGACGCAGGCATCCCCATCCGGGTCGGCGCGAACGGTGGTTCGCTGGAGGACTGGCTGCTGGACAAGCACGGCGGTCCCACCGCCGAGGCTCTGGTCGAGGCGGCTGTCGGGGAGGCCCGCCTCCTGGAAGACGTCGACTTCTTCGACATCAAGGTGTCGGTCAAGCACTCCGACCCGTGGGTGATGATCCAGGCCTACCGTCTGCTGGCGGAGCACTGTGACTACCCGCTGCACCTGGGCGTGACCGAGGCCGGCACCCCCAAGGTCGGCAACATCAAGTCGTCCGTGGGCATCGGGGCGCTGCTGGCCGAGGGGATCGGCGACACCATCCGCGTGTCGCTGTCCGCCGACCCCGTGGAGGAGGTCAAGACCGGGATCGCCATCCTCGAGTCGCTGCACCTGCGCCCAGCGCAAGGCTTGCAGCTGATCGCCTGCCCGTCGTGTGGCCGGGCCGAGGTCGACGTGTACACCCTGGCGGAGTCGGTCGAGGCCGAGCTGCAGACCCTCGACGTGCCCCTGCGTGTGGCGGTGATGGGATGTGTGGTCAACGGCCCCGGCGAGGCGCGGGAGGCCGACATCGGCGTGGCCGCCGGGCGTGGCAAGGGACAGATCATCCGCCAGGGTGAGGTGATCGCCACCGTCCGCGAGGAGGACATCGTCGAAGCGCTCGTCCACTTCGCCCACGAACTGGCCGACGAGGTCCGGGCCGAACGCGGCTCCGGCGCGACGCGGGTGGTCAGCTGA
- a CDS encoding YlxR family protein, translating into MRMCVACRRTRPKQELVRIVRDPAGVRVDQSQRLPGRGAYLCPDPACVAAATRRGARAVRHGLRGADLHDVEDALAALDAAVRTGGDPE; encoded by the coding sequence ATGCGGATGTGTGTCGCGTGCCGTCGCACCCGACCCAAGCAGGAGCTGGTGCGGATCGTGCGCGACCCCGCCGGTGTCCGCGTCGACCAAAGTCAGCGCCTTCCCGGCCGGGGCGCCTACCTGTGCCCCGACCCGGCCTGCGTGGCGGCGGCGACCCGCCGCGGGGCGCGTGCCGTACGGCACGGGCTCAGAGGCGCAGATCTGCACGACGTTGAGGACGCATTGGCCGCGCTGGACGCGGCAGTGCGGACGGGAGGAGATCCCGAGTGA
- a CDS encoding ribosome maturation factor RimP: MAAQRDTALEAHVRDLAEPLAAAAELELVDVEVKGHPGSRLVRLVVDADQGVDVEACATLSHDIGVVLDRTDTVPGRYILQVSSPGVDRPLVTRRDFARNVGRPVRVVTRPETSSPSELTGVVVAVDDEAVTLEVDDAAVSVALVDVQYARVALPW, encoded by the coding sequence ATGGCCGCCCAGCGCGACACCGCCCTGGAGGCCCACGTCCGCGACCTCGCAGAACCCCTCGCCGCCGCCGCCGAGCTCGAACTCGTCGACGTCGAGGTCAAAGGTCATCCCGGGAGCCGACTGGTGCGGCTGGTGGTCGACGCCGACCAGGGCGTCGACGTGGAAGCCTGCGCGACCTTGTCGCACGACATCGGCGTGGTGCTCGACCGGACCGACACCGTGCCCGGGCGCTACATCCTGCAGGTGTCGTCCCCCGGAGTGGATCGCCCGCTGGTCACCCGCCGGGACTTCGCGCGCAACGTCGGTCGGCCGGTGCGGGTGGTGACCCGGCCGGAGACGTCGTCCCCGTCGGAGCTGACAGGCGTGGTCGTCGCCGTGGACGACGAGGCGGTGACGTTGGAGGTCGACGACGCCGCGGTGTCCGTGGCGCTGGTCGACGTGCAGTACGCGCGGGTGGCGCTGCCGTGGTGA
- the nusA gene encoding transcription termination factor NusA, giving the protein MKVDIDALRQIEREKGIDFATVVEAFETALASAYKRSPQASGDEARVAVDRGSGEIVLYAQELDDDGNIVSEWREEPTDFGRIVAQTAKQVLLQRLREAEREMTYGEYVGREGDIVTGMVSQQGNVTLIDLGRSQALLPYSEQVPNERIQHGTHARALVIEVRRQPKGAQIVASRTHPAFVAALFALEVPEIEEGIVEIRGIAREAGHRSKVGVSSNDPPVDPVGACVGPQGSRVRAVMQELHNAGLEKIDIIPWSDEPEELVANALSPAKVTDVYLYPEEATAIVVVPDYQVSLAIGREGQNARLAARLTGWRIDIKNESQFAEEQRAFQEAFEAGLVDEYGRPLSEEGQAAIAAAQEAADSARQRVLDEDSEASQTA; this is encoded by the coding sequence ATGAAGGTCGATATCGACGCGCTGCGCCAGATCGAACGTGAGAAGGGCATCGACTTCGCGACGGTGGTGGAAGCCTTCGAGACGGCGCTCGCGTCGGCGTACAAGCGGTCGCCCCAGGCCAGCGGCGACGAGGCCCGCGTCGCCGTCGACCGGGGGTCGGGCGAGATCGTCCTCTACGCCCAGGAACTCGACGACGACGGCAACATCGTCTCGGAGTGGCGGGAGGAACCCACGGACTTCGGCCGCATCGTCGCACAGACGGCCAAGCAGGTCCTACTGCAGCGGCTCCGCGAAGCCGAGCGGGAGATGACCTACGGCGAGTACGTCGGCCGTGAGGGCGACATCGTCACGGGCATGGTGTCCCAGCAGGGCAACGTCACGCTCATCGACCTCGGCCGGAGCCAGGCGTTGCTTCCCTACAGCGAGCAGGTCCCCAACGAACGCATCCAGCACGGCACTCACGCGCGGGCGCTGGTGATCGAGGTGCGCCGCCAGCCCAAGGGAGCGCAAATTGTGGCCTCGCGCACGCACCCGGCGTTCGTGGCGGCCCTGTTCGCGTTGGAGGTCCCCGAGATCGAGGAGGGGATCGTCGAGATCCGCGGCATCGCCCGCGAGGCCGGACACCGCAGCAAAGTCGGGGTCAGCTCCAACGACCCGCCGGTCGATCCGGTCGGAGCGTGCGTCGGGCCGCAAGGCTCGCGAGTGCGGGCGGTGATGCAGGAGCTGCACAACGCGGGCCTCGAGAAGATCGACATCATCCCGTGGTCGGACGAGCCCGAGGAGCTGGTCGCCAACGCGTTGTCACCGGCGAAGGTGACCGACGTCTACCTCTATCCGGAGGAGGCCACCGCGATCGTGGTGGTCCCCGACTACCAGGTGTCGCTGGCGATCGGACGCGAGGGGCAAAACGCCCGCCTGGCGGCGCGTCTGACCGGCTGGCGGATCGACATCAAGAACGAATCGCAGTTCGCCGAGGAGCAGCGCGCGTTCCAGGAGGCCTTCGAGGCCGGGCTGGTGGACGAGTACGGCCGACCGCTGAGCGAGGAGGGCCAGGCTGCGATCGCCGCTGCGCAGGAGGCCGCGGACTCGGCCCGCCAGCGGGTCCTCGACGAGGACAGCGAGGCGAGCCAGACCGCGTGA
- the dxr gene encoding 1-deoxy-D-xylulose-5-phosphate reductoisomerase, which translates to MTRRRVVVLGSTGSIGTQALDVVRTHADRFEVVGLAARSDGDRLAAQAQAFGVDELAVADPVAAARLRDALPTARVRSGLDGVAELAALASADVVLNGVVGSQGLLPTLAALEAGHTVALANKESLIVGGPLVVRAADGRPDAIVPVDSEHSALAQCLRGGARHEVARLVLTASGGPFRGRGRDDLVGVTPDDALAHPTWDMGPVITVNSATLMNKGLELIEAHLLFAVPWDALDVVVHPQSVVHSMVEFIDGSTLAQLSPPDMRLPIQLALGWPRRLPHAPATLDWGRATQLQFEPVDRDTFRLLSIAEEAGRLGGTFPAVLNAANEQAVAAFLDGRIGFLDIDRVVEQVLDRHRGHGQGTNFTLGDVLHAESWARACADELCRATAR; encoded by the coding sequence GTGACTCGCCGACGCGTGGTCGTGCTCGGATCGACCGGATCGATCGGGACGCAGGCGCTCGACGTGGTGCGCACCCACGCCGACCGCTTCGAGGTGGTGGGTCTGGCCGCCCGGTCCGACGGCGACCGGCTGGCGGCGCAGGCGCAAGCCTTCGGTGTCGACGAGCTGGCCGTCGCGGATCCTGTCGCCGCCGCCCGGCTCCGCGACGCACTCCCGACCGCGCGGGTGCGCAGTGGACTGGACGGCGTCGCCGAGCTGGCCGCGCTCGCATCGGCCGACGTGGTGCTGAACGGGGTGGTCGGTTCGCAGGGCCTGCTGCCCACGCTCGCAGCGCTCGAAGCCGGCCACACCGTCGCGTTGGCCAACAAGGAGAGCCTCATCGTCGGCGGGCCGCTGGTCGTGCGGGCCGCTGACGGCCGACCTGACGCGATCGTCCCGGTGGACAGCGAACACTCGGCCCTCGCGCAGTGCCTCCGCGGCGGGGCACGCCACGAGGTCGCCCGCCTGGTGCTCACCGCCAGCGGTGGCCCCTTCCGTGGGCGCGGCCGCGACGACCTCGTCGGCGTCACCCCCGACGACGCGCTCGCGCACCCCACCTGGGACATGGGCCCGGTGATCACGGTCAACTCCGCCACCCTGATGAACAAGGGCCTGGAGCTGATCGAGGCCCACCTGCTGTTCGCCGTGCCATGGGACGCCCTGGACGTGGTGGTCCACCCACAGTCGGTGGTGCACTCGATGGTGGAGTTCATCGACGGGTCCACGCTCGCGCAGCTGTCGCCACCCGACATGCGGCTGCCGATCCAGCTCGCGTTGGGGTGGCCACGCCGGCTGCCGCACGCGCCGGCGACCCTCGACTGGGGACGGGCCACACAGCTGCAGTTCGAGCCCGTGGACCGCGACACGTTCCGGCTGCTGTCCATCGCCGAGGAGGCCGGCCGGCTCGGTGGCACGTTCCCGGCGGTGCTCAACGCCGCCAACGAACAGGCGGTGGCGGCCTTCCTCGACGGGCGCATCGGGTTCCTGGACATCGATCGGGTGGTGGAGCAGGTCCTCGACCGGCACCGCGGCCACGGGCAGGGAACGAACTTCACCCTCGGCGACGTTCTCCACGCCGAGAGCTGGGCGCGCGCCTGCGCCGACGAACTGTGCCGCGCCACCGCGCGGTAG
- a CDS encoding RIP metalloprotease, whose translation MATWIGSVLFVIAVTIAIGLHEWGHFVTARWFGMRAERFFIGFGPTLWSTRRGETEYGVKWFPLGGFVRIAGMSIGESRQRPIADAVFDHDAIAADRRATAETEHRPLHEVPAVPAGTWERLDGELARRGVPPAEREALVTDTRRRVSSDASAAETARAFTAVAATRLTGTGRVGDLRHRVLSGDDGRFFHDRPAWQRGVVLAAGSTMHFLQAIVLLLVAFWAFGIQPVPVVREVLPESPAAAAGLQADDRIVAVNGHPVQAFADVKGRIEAHAGEPITLTVEHRDGTRRQLTLTTALVVGQLPPGSVLAEAGLQPGDRILSVAGEEVSGRADIAPAGARGTVDVTVQRLGDEPGDVGEVTLAVPAGALDELARLVTGLAGFVPAHQDLGAVGALRETFVGEGSFPALFVGTIRALGGVFGPEGIGAIFRQLGGAERGLEGGASLVGITMIAGEGTAVAGAFFLLGLLASLNVFIGVFNLIPLPPLDGGHLAVLAVERGVNAVRGLRGLPADYRVDPRTVTAIAIPVIVLVGMVALALIVLDITNPLRLPD comes from the coding sequence GTGGCGACCTGGATCGGCAGCGTGCTGTTCGTGATCGCGGTGACGATCGCGATCGGTCTGCATGAATGGGGTCACTTCGTGACCGCCCGCTGGTTCGGCATGCGTGCCGAGCGCTTCTTCATCGGGTTCGGGCCCACGTTGTGGTCCACGCGCCGTGGCGAGACCGAGTACGGCGTGAAGTGGTTCCCGCTGGGCGGGTTCGTCCGGATCGCGGGCATGTCGATCGGCGAATCGCGGCAGCGGCCGATCGCGGACGCGGTGTTCGACCACGACGCCATCGCCGCCGACCGACGCGCCACCGCCGAGACCGAGCACCGACCGCTCCACGAGGTCCCGGCGGTGCCTGCCGGGACGTGGGAGCGCCTCGACGGGGAGCTCGCACGGCGCGGCGTCCCGCCCGCCGAGCGCGAGGCGCTGGTCACCGACACCCGCCGGCGGGTGAGCTCCGACGCCAGCGCTGCCGAGACCGCCCGTGCCTTCACGGCGGTCGCAGCGACGCGCCTGACAGGCACCGGCCGGGTCGGCGATCTGCGCCACCGGGTCCTGTCCGGCGACGACGGGCGCTTCTTCCACGACCGGCCGGCGTGGCAGCGGGGGGTGGTCCTGGCGGCTGGCTCGACGATGCACTTCCTGCAGGCCATCGTCCTGCTGCTGGTGGCGTTCTGGGCGTTCGGGATCCAGCCGGTTCCGGTCGTCCGCGAGGTCCTGCCCGAGTCGCCGGCCGCGGCGGCCGGCCTGCAAGCCGACGACCGGATCGTCGCGGTCAACGGTCACCCAGTGCAGGCCTTCGCCGACGTCAAAGGTCGCATCGAAGCCCACGCCGGCGAACCGATCACACTGACCGTCGAGCACCGCGACGGCACCCGACGTCAGCTGACCCTGACGACCGCGCTGGTGGTCGGCCAGTTGCCGCCGGGTTCGGTCCTGGCCGAGGCCGGTCTGCAGCCCGGCGATCGCATCCTCAGCGTCGCCGGCGAGGAGGTCTCGGGCCGAGCCGACATCGCTCCTGCTGGGGCGCGCGGGACCGTCGATGTCACGGTGCAGCGGCTCGGCGACGAGCCCGGCGACGTCGGTGAGGTGACCCTCGCCGTCCCGGCCGGTGCCCTCGATGAGCTCGCACGGCTGGTGACAGGCCTGGCCGGGTTCGTCCCCGCGCACCAGGACCTGGGCGCGGTCGGGGCGCTGCGCGAGACGTTCGTCGGCGAAGGCAGCTTCCCGGCCCTGTTCGTGGGGACGATCCGGGCCCTGGGCGGCGTCTTCGGACCCGAGGGCATCGGGGCGATCTTCCGCCAGTTGGGTGGCGCTGAGCGCGGCCTGGAGGGAGGCGCTTCACTGGTCGGCATCACCATGATCGCCGGCGAGGGCACCGCGGTCGCGGGGGCGTTCTTCCTGCTAGGTCTGCTGGCGTCGCTCAACGTGTTCATCGGCGTGTTCAACCTGATCCCGCTCCCGCCCTTGGACGGCGGCCACCTTGCGGTGCTCGCGGTCGAACGCGGCGTGAACGCCGTCCGTGGCCTGCGTGGTCTGCCGGCCGACTACCGGGTCGACCCGCGCACCGTCACAGCGATCGCCATCCCCGTGATCGTGCTGGTCGGGATGGTCGCGCTGGCGCTGATCGTCCTGGACATCACCAACCCGCTGCGGCTACCGGACTGA